One genomic window of Trichlorobacter lovleyi includes the following:
- the nhaD gene encoding sodium:proton antiporter NhaD, translating to MKNSCLAALLLIMPAIPAAASGSAGEIQNLTGSGMGILALVLFVAAYGLVILEEKLHLRKSKPVIVAAGVIWILVAIAYQALGRPDHAHSAIIHNLTEYAELFLFLLAAMTYINAMEERNIFQSLRSWLVNKGFTLRTVFWLTGLLAFFISPVADNLTTALLMGAVAMAVGGSNTRFVVVACINIVVAANAGGAFSPFGDITTLMVWQKGKVEFFEFFAIFIPSAINWLIPAALMSMAVPKEQPSVSNGTVRMKLGSKRIMVLFLLTIVTAVSFHNFLHLPPAVGMMLGLGYLSFFSYWLKKKEHRLLSGDNPLDLTGHQHEAFDLFRKIAKAEWDTLLFFYGVILCVGGLGQFGYLAVTSNVMYNGLGHTAANVLVGILSAIVDNIPVMFAVLTMDPQMSHGQWLLVTLTAGVGGSLLSIGSAAGVALMGSARGVYTFGAHLKWTWAIALGYAASILAHLFLNANYFTH from the coding sequence ATGAAGAATAGTTGCCTGGCAGCACTGTTATTGATAATGCCGGCCATACCGGCAGCAGCCTCCGGCTCCGCCGGAGAGATCCAGAACCTGACCGGCAGCGGCATGGGTATCCTTGCCCTGGTACTGTTTGTCGCCGCCTATGGGCTGGTAATTCTGGAAGAGAAGCTGCACCTGCGCAAAAGCAAGCCGGTGATCGTGGCAGCCGGTGTTATCTGGATACTGGTAGCAATCGCCTACCAGGCCCTGGGCAGACCTGACCATGCCCACAGCGCCATCATTCACAACCTGACCGAGTATGCCGAGCTGTTCCTGTTTCTGCTGGCGGCCATGACCTACATCAACGCCATGGAAGAACGTAATATCTTTCAGAGCCTGCGTTCCTGGCTGGTGAACAAGGGGTTTACCCTGCGCACCGTGTTCTGGCTGACCGGACTCTTGGCCTTTTTTATCTCCCCGGTGGCTGACAACCTGACCACAGCCCTGCTGATGGGTGCGGTGGCCATGGCCGTTGGGGGCAGTAACACCCGCTTTGTGGTGGTGGCCTGTATTAACATTGTGGTTGCAGCCAACGCAGGAGGTGCCTTCTCCCCCTTTGGTGATATCACCACACTGATGGTCTGGCAAAAGGGCAAGGTTGAGTTCTTTGAATTCTTTGCCATTTTTATCCCCTCTGCGATCAACTGGCTGATTCCGGCTGCCTTGATGAGTATGGCTGTTCCCAAAGAGCAACCGTCAGTTTCAAATGGCACCGTACGGATGAAACTCGGCTCCAAACGGATCATGGTCCTGTTTCTCCTGACCATTGTGACCGCAGTCTCGTTTCACAACTTTTTACATTTGCCACCGGCAGTGGGGATGATGCTGGGACTGGGGTATCTCTCCTTCTTCTCCTACTGGTTGAAGAAGAAAGAGCATCGCCTGCTGTCCGGCGACAATCCGCTGGATCTGACCGGTCATCAGCATGAAGCCTTTGACCTGTTCCGCAAGATTGCCAAGGCAGAGTGGGACACCCTGTTATTCTTCTACGGGGTAATTCTTTGTGTAGGAGGTTTGGGGCAGTTCGGCTATCTGGCTGTAACATCAAACGTCATGTACAACGGACTGGGCCATACTGCGGCCAACGTACTGGTGGGCATTCTCTCCGCCATTGTTGACAATATCCCGGTCATGTTTGCGGTACTGACCATGGATCCCCAGATGTCCCACGGCCAGTGGCTGCTGGTCACCCTGACCGCCGGAGTTGGCGGCAGCCTGCTCTCTATCGGTTCAGCAGCCGGAGTAGCCCTGATGGGATCCGCTCGTGGTGTTTATACCTTTGGAGCCCACCTGAAATGGACCTGGGCCATTGCCCTGGGTTATGCAGCCAGTATCCTGGCGCACCTGTTCCTGAACGCGAACTATTTTACCCATTAG
- a CDS encoding YkgJ family cysteine cluster protein → MFETLRQWLQTYFHHAQTEQTGCLCCGRCCESFGGHLHASARDLARWRHEGRDDLLNRVNRLGWIWVDPETKQMLSPCPFLQQLDEQRKGCSINATKPDICRDYPTLAHGHHCLSGVFLKW, encoded by the coding sequence ATGTTTGAAACACTGCGTCAATGGCTGCAGACCTATTTTCATCACGCGCAGACTGAGCAAACCGGCTGTCTCTGTTGTGGCCGCTGCTGCGAATCATTCGGGGGACATCTGCATGCGTCAGCACGGGATCTGGCACGCTGGCGGCACGAGGGGCGAGATGACCTGCTGAACCGGGTCAACCGTCTGGGCTGGATTTGGGTTGATCCTGAGACCAAGCAAATGTTGTCCCCATGCCCGTTTCTGCAACAGCTGGATGAACAACGCAAAGGCTGCAGCATCAATGCAACCAAACCGGACATCTGCCGTGATTATCCGACGCTGGCCCACGGGCATCACTGCCTGAGCGGCGTATTTTTGAAGTGGTGA
- the nhaD gene encoding sodium:proton antiporter NhaD encodes MLTMLIVVFIIAYAAIALEHPIKVNKSASALIGAGLLWTIYALFTGDHHLVGEQLNESLAATAQIVFFLMGAMTIVEVVDAHNGFEVITSRIKTTKLSTLMWLVGFVTFFLSSVLDNLTTTIVMISLIKKLLDKHDDRLFFAGIIVIAANAGGAWSPIGDVTTTMLWIGGQITTLEIMKGVFIPAMINMIVPLAITSYILRGREVVSPASAHGSGHGPHQKTTPFEQNLMFTMGIGILVAVPIFKTITHLPPFMGILFGLGILWLVGELLHSKKEDEHKEHLTLVRALKHIDMSSIVFFIGILLAVATLEHTHILSNLAKWLNQAVGREDVIVSIIGMVSAIVDNVPIVAASMGMYSMAQYPPDSFLWEFMAYCAGTGGSILIIGSAAGVAAMGLEKIHFFWYVKRISGLALVGYFGGIAAYIIQYKLFH; translated from the coding sequence ATGCTGACCATGCTTATTGTTGTGTTCATAATTGCCTATGCTGCCATTGCCCTTGAGCATCCAATCAAAGTCAACAAATCTGCCTCGGCTCTGATCGGCGCCGGTCTTCTCTGGACTATCTATGCACTGTTTACCGGGGATCACCATCTGGTGGGGGAACAGCTGAATGAATCTCTGGCAGCCACTGCCCAAATTGTGTTCTTTTTGATGGGGGCCATGACCATTGTAGAGGTGGTGGATGCCCACAACGGCTTTGAGGTTATCACCTCCCGGATCAAGACCACCAAACTCTCGACCCTGATGTGGCTGGTCGGCTTCGTAACCTTTTTCCTCAGCTCGGTGCTGGACAACCTGACCACCACCATTGTCATGATCTCATTGATAAAAAAACTCTTGGACAAGCATGATGACCGGCTCTTCTTTGCCGGGATTATTGTGATTGCCGCCAACGCCGGTGGTGCATGGTCACCGATTGGCGACGTCACCACCACCATGCTCTGGATCGGCGGACAGATCACTACGCTGGAAATCATGAAGGGGGTCTTTATCCCTGCCATGATCAATATGATTGTACCACTGGCCATCACCAGCTATATCCTGCGGGGGCGTGAAGTAGTCAGCCCGGCCTCAGCACATGGGTCCGGTCACGGTCCCCATCAAAAGACCACCCCTTTTGAACAGAACCTGATGTTTACCATGGGGATCGGCATCCTGGTGGCAGTCCCGATCTTCAAGACCATAACCCATCTGCCGCCATTCATGGGTATCCTGTTCGGCCTGGGTATCCTCTGGCTGGTGGGTGAACTGCTGCACAGCAAGAAAGAGGATGAGCACAAGGAACACCTGACGCTGGTGCGGGCCCTGAAGCATATCGACATGAGTTCGATTGTCTTTTTTATCGGTATTCTGCTTGCCGTGGCCACCCTTGAACACACCCATATCCTCAGCAATCTGGCCAAGTGGCTGAACCAGGCCGTGGGGCGTGAGGACGTGATTGTGTCCATCATCGGCATGGTCAGCGCCATTGTGGATAACGTGCCGATTGTGGCTGCCTCAATGGGGATGTACAGCATGGCCCAGTATCCGCCGGACAGTTTCCTGTGGGAATTCATGGCCTACTGCGCCGGAACCGGAGGATCAATCCTGATTATCGGCTCTGCAGCAGGTGTGGCGGCCATGGGCCTGGAAAAGATCCACTTTTTCTGGTATGTCAAACGGATCAGCGGTCTGGCCCTGGTGGGCTATTTTGGCGGTATTGCTGCCTACATCATACAGTACAAACTGTTTCACTAG
- a CDS encoding sodium:solute symporter family protein has translation MSILTWTWILTGLSFALYIYIAYASRAKSTGDFYAAEQSVPAVLNGMATGADWMSAASFISMAGLISFMGRDGSFYLMGWTGGYVLLAMLFGPYLRKYGKFTIPQFMADRYYSNSIRVIALLCAIFVSFTYVAGQMRGVGVVFSRFMGVSINQGVIIGMALVFFYATLGGMKGITYTQVAQYVVLIIAYLVPAIFISMQLTGNPIPQLGMGSTISAEGAAKLNDMTTQGKYLLDVLNNIQKDLGFSAYTNGVRPRIDVWFITMSLMIGTAGLPHILIRFFTVPKMRDARSSAGWALFFIALLYTTAPAIAVFARTNFVKSIHNVKYVDAPSWFKNWEKTGLVGFKDKNGDGIMTIAKGDVKDPKSKNEVKIDRDIMVLANPEIAKLPNWVVGLIGAGGLAAALSTAAGLLLVISAAISHDLMKGIITPGMSESAELWWARGAAGVAVCIAGLFGIYPPGFVAQVVAFAFGLAAASFFPCILMGIFNKKANKEGAMAGMIVGIIFVAAYISYFKFVNPAVNNAQHWWFGISPEGIGAVGAVLNFVVMYVVGKLTPEPPQEIQDLVGSLRYPGKLVTPPSAGH, from the coding sequence ATGAGCATTCTTACCTGGACCTGGATTCTCACCGGGCTTAGTTTTGCCCTGTACATCTACATCGCCTATGCATCACGGGCAAAATCAACCGGTGACTTCTATGCAGCCGAGCAGTCAGTCCCAGCCGTTCTGAACGGCATGGCAACCGGTGCCGACTGGATGTCGGCAGCCTCCTTCATCTCCATGGCCGGCCTGATCTCGTTCATGGGACGGGATGGTTCGTTTTATCTAATGGGCTGGACCGGCGGCTATGTGCTCCTGGCCATGCTGTTCGGCCCGTACCTGCGTAAATACGGCAAGTTCACCATCCCCCAGTTCATGGCTGACCGTTATTATTCCAACAGCATCAGGGTCATTGCGCTTCTCTGCGCCATCTTTGTCTCATTTACCTATGTGGCTGGCCAGATGCGGGGTGTTGGCGTGGTGTTTTCCCGTTTCATGGGGGTCAGCATCAACCAGGGGGTTATCATCGGTATGGCTCTGGTCTTTTTCTATGCCACCCTGGGCGGCATGAAAGGGATCACCTACACCCAGGTGGCCCAGTATGTGGTTTTGATCATAGCTTACCTTGTACCGGCAATCTTTATCTCCATGCAGCTGACCGGCAATCCGATTCCCCAGCTGGGCATGGGATCAACGATCTCTGCTGAAGGTGCCGCTAAGCTGAACGACATGACAACCCAAGGCAAGTATCTTCTGGATGTTTTGAACAATATCCAGAAGGATCTTGGTTTCAGCGCCTACACCAATGGAGTACGTCCCAGGATTGACGTCTGGTTTATCACCATGTCCCTGATGATCGGTACTGCCGGTCTACCCCACATCCTGATCCGTTTCTTTACCGTTCCCAAGATGCGGGATGCCCGTTCTTCTGCCGGATGGGCCCTGTTCTTTATTGCCCTGCTCTACACCACGGCACCGGCAATTGCCGTGTTTGCACGCACCAACTTTGTAAAATCAATACATAACGTCAAATATGTTGATGCCCCTTCCTGGTTCAAAAACTGGGAAAAAACCGGTCTGGTCGGCTTTAAAGACAAGAACGGCGACGGCATCATGACGATTGCCAAAGGCGATGTTAAAGACCCCAAGAGCAAGAACGAAGTCAAGATTGACCGCGACATCATGGTGTTGGCCAACCCTGAAATCGCCAAGCTGCCCAACTGGGTGGTTGGCCTGATCGGTGCCGGCGGTCTGGCCGCCGCACTTTCGACTGCGGCTGGTTTGTTGCTGGTCATCTCAGCCGCCATCTCCCATGACTTAATGAAGGGCATTATCACACCCGGCATGTCTGAATCAGCTGAATTATGGTGGGCCCGTGGCGCAGCCGGTGTGGCGGTTTGCATTGCCGGTCTGTTTGGAATTTACCCGCCAGGCTTTGTGGCACAGGTGGTGGCCTTTGCCTTTGGTCTGGCGGCTGCCTCCTTCTTCCCCTGTATCCTGATGGGTATCTTTAACAAAAAGGCCAACAAAGAAGGTGCCATGGCCGGCATGATCGTTGGTATCATCTTTGTTGCCGCCTACATCAGCTACTTCAAGTTTGTGAATCCGGCTGTCAACAATGCACAACACTGGTGGTTCGGTATTTCACCGGAAGGTATCGGTGCGGTTGGAGCAGTGTTGAACTTTGTGGTGATGTATGTGGTGGGCAAACTGACCCCGGAACCACCACAAGAGATTCAGGATCTGGTTGGCAGTCTGCGCTACCCGGGCAAACTGGTTACACCTCCTTCAGCCGGCCATTAA
- a CDS encoding DUF4212 domain-containing protein — MSIHATKELQAYWKENLVIIAVHLAIWFFVSFFCGIMVVDQLDQFMIMGFPVGFWFANQGSIVIFVILITTYVYMMNNLDKKYDVHEG, encoded by the coding sequence ATGTCAATTCATGCAACAAAAGAGTTACAGGCATACTGGAAAGAGAACCTGGTTATCATTGCTGTCCACCTGGCTATCTGGTTTTTTGTCTCGTTTTTCTGTGGAATCATGGTTGTTGACCAGCTTGATCAATTTATGATCATGGGCTTTCCAGTCGGGTTCTGGTTTGCAAATCAAGGATCAATTGTCATTTTCGTAATCCTGATCACTACCTATGTCTACATGATGAACAACTTGGACAAGAAGTATGACGTGCACGAAGGGTAA
- a CDS encoding IclR family transcriptional regulator gives MLKRSSASMQTDKAANKILELLEILAESNDGLGLHFLAGHINLPRTSTATLLNSLCKNGLVEFDEQLAVYRLGLCSVALAQKMLMKTSVINYAHPILEELVRRHGESVYMAVPRDNDVLFLDMVDGGQPLKTAPLVGRQVPFFTNAAGKVIRALDSRDLLKKLLRKCGRQKQGIPNLEQLDSELETIRSRGVAVDFGGLGEGIISVAVAVRDYTGKVIGAITLIGPSVRMLTERLEKEIIPSLQEGAEILSGKFGYAPA, from the coding sequence ATGTTGAAACGTTCCTCTGCATCGATGCAGACAGATAAAGCCGCAAACAAGATCCTTGAGTTGCTTGAGATCCTGGCTGAATCAAACGACGGCCTCGGACTGCATTTTCTGGCGGGTCATATCAATCTGCCCCGCACCAGCACAGCCACCCTACTCAACTCTCTTTGCAAGAATGGCCTGGTTGAATTTGATGAACAACTGGCGGTCTACCGTCTGGGCCTCTGTTCCGTAGCGCTGGCCCAGAAGATGCTCATGAAAACCAGTGTTATCAACTATGCCCATCCAATTCTTGAGGAACTGGTCCGCAGACATGGTGAGTCGGTTTACATGGCAGTACCCCGCGACAACGATGTGCTGTTTCTGGATATGGTTGATGGAGGGCAGCCGCTCAAAACGGCTCCGCTGGTCGGACGTCAGGTTCCGTTTTTCACCAATGCAGCCGGCAAGGTGATCCGCGCCCTTGACTCCCGCGACCTGCTGAAGAAGCTGTTAAGAAAGTGCGGACGGCAGAAGCAGGGAATACCCAACCTTGAACAGCTTGACTCAGAGCTGGAGACAATCCGCTCACGTGGTGTTGCCGTTGATTTTGGTGGATTGGGAGAAGGAATCATCAGCGTGGCTGTGGCTGTACGCGACTATACCGGCAAGGTGATTGGCGCCATTACCCTGATTGGTCCATCGGTCAGAATGCTGACTGAGCGGCTGGAAAAGGAAATCATACCTTCATTGCAGGAGGGGGCTGAGATCCTCTCAGGAAAATTCGGCTATGCACCGGCGTAA
- a CDS encoding DUF294 nucleotidyltransferase-like domain-containing protein, which translates to MPDIPINQDSFFFIAVDYLCKRPPVTCTPDTTVVKMADLMHQHDISGIVVVEGTAPVGIVSLRDLRELVAHNLSGIAALTVKQVMRTSLITIGRHDYLFKAIFRMAKHNIHRLVVLNSDGSLAGVITNTDLLRVQTRCPLYLSQEIEATENFEQLRATGLRMMDMLQFATKSGADTQSLISLIAHFNDAMTLRIIELLDSLEGVRLPENAAWLALGSEGRGEQTLRTDQDNAIVYADTVSDQEYEAIRLFAERVVDRLEFIGVPRCPGGTMAINPEWRHSVSDWKQILTGWITTPSADNMVNFGMFQDLRILHGSKELEQTLREHIITISHQHSLFFPYMAKNIVRFKPPMGMFGRIKTESRGEHKGCFDLKKGGIFALTLGISLLSLHYGSMGGTSWEKIARLRETGKIAAHDLDQIEQSFNFLLKLRLEKQFRALESGRQPGNYVNPLVLTEREREQLRDAFKGVNLLLHILEDTFQLQMIRM; encoded by the coding sequence ATGCCAGATATCCCGATCAACCAGGACAGTTTCTTCTTCATCGCCGTGGATTATCTCTGTAAGCGGCCTCCTGTTACCTGTACGCCAGACACGACCGTGGTGAAAATGGCTGACTTGATGCACCAACACGACATATCGGGGATCGTGGTGGTGGAGGGGACGGCACCGGTTGGGATTGTCTCATTGCGAGATCTGCGTGAACTGGTGGCCCACAATCTGTCGGGGATTGCCGCTCTTACGGTGAAACAGGTAATGCGTACCAGCCTGATCACCATCGGACGGCATGACTATCTCTTCAAGGCGATCTTCAGAATGGCTAAGCACAATATTCATCGGCTGGTTGTGTTGAACAGTGATGGCAGTCTGGCTGGCGTTATTACCAATACCGATCTGCTGCGGGTGCAGACCCGTTGTCCGCTGTATCTATCCCAGGAGATTGAAGCTACCGAAAACTTTGAGCAGTTGCGTGCAACCGGCTTGCGGATGATGGATATGCTGCAGTTTGCCACCAAGAGCGGCGCTGATACCCAGAGTTTGATCTCGTTGATTGCCCATTTTAATGATGCCATGACCCTGCGGATCATTGAGCTGCTGGATAGCCTGGAAGGGGTACGGCTACCTGAAAATGCCGCCTGGCTGGCGTTGGGGAGTGAGGGGAGGGGAGAACAGACCCTGCGGACTGATCAGGACAACGCCATTGTCTATGCGGATACGGTTTCGGATCAGGAATATGAAGCGATCAGGCTGTTTGCTGAGCGGGTAGTGGATCGTTTGGAGTTTATCGGAGTACCCCGTTGTCCTGGCGGCACCATGGCCATAAACCCTGAGTGGCGGCACAGCGTGTCGGACTGGAAACAGATCCTGACCGGTTGGATAACCACCCCTTCGGCGGATAACATGGTTAATTTTGGTATGTTTCAGGATCTGAGAATCCTTCACGGATCAAAAGAACTGGAACAGACCCTGCGAGAGCATATTATCACCATCAGCCACCAGCATTCGCTGTTTTTTCCCTATATGGCAAAGAATATCGTGAGGTTTAAGCCGCCAATGGGAATGTTCGGCAGGATCAAGACCGAATCGCGGGGGGAACATAAGGGTTGCTTTGATCTGAAAAAAGGTGGGATCTTTGCCCTGACGCTGGGGATCAGTCTGTTGAGCCTGCATTATGGCAGCATGGGTGGTACCAGCTGGGAAAAGATTGCACGGCTGCGTGAAACAGGTAAAATTGCCGCCCATGATCTGGATCAGATTGAACAGTCTTTCAATTTTCTGTTGAAGCTGCGGCTTGAAAAACAGTTCAGGGCGCTGGAGTCAGGCCGTCAACCCGGCAATTATGTCAACCCGCTGGTGCTGACTGAACGGGAGCGGGAACAGTTGCGGGATGCCTTCAAAGGGGTAAATCTGTTACTGCATATTCTGGAAGATACTTTTCAGCTGCAGATGATCAGGATGTGA
- a CDS encoding TRAP transporter large permease: MSAHANTQVLLTPKKAAIWVIGILCSLVAIASLGNVGIVFALLIGLMLTGMPISISLGLTVLTFLFFMSHVPPETVAMKLFTGIEKFEIMAIPFFILAGNFLTHGGVAKRMIRFATSMVGHWHGGLGLAGVMACALFAAVSGSSPATVVAIGSILLPAMVKAGFPRNFGAGVIATSGSLGILIPPSIVMVIYAVATNTSVGALFMAGVIPGIMLAILLGSVAWYRARKFDYPRLPKATAKERLKAFKESIWGLLLIVIVLGGIYSGVFTPTEAAAMSAVYAFFVAVFVYKDMTFKGIPKVLLDSANMSAMLLYIITNAVLFSYLMTSEQIPQIMADWILNHNLGVVAFLLVTNVLLLLAGNVMEPSSIILILAPILFPVAMQLGIDPVHFGILMTVNMEVGMCHPPVGLNLYVASGITKMGISELTMAVLPWLIAMVIFMLLITYVPIISLWLPRMLGY, encoded by the coding sequence ATGAGCGCGCACGCTAACACACAGGTGCTATTGACACCTAAAAAGGCTGCTATCTGGGTAATCGGCATTCTGTGTTCACTGGTGGCCATCGCCTCCCTCGGCAATGTCGGTATTGTTTTTGCCTTGCTGATCGGACTGATGCTGACCGGCATGCCGATCTCCATCTCTCTTGGCCTGACGGTCTTGACCTTTCTCTTCTTCATGTCCCATGTGCCGCCTGAAACCGTGGCCATGAAGCTGTTCACCGGCATTGAGAAGTTTGAGATCATGGCGATTCCGTTCTTTATTCTGGCAGGCAACTTCCTGACCCACGGCGGTGTTGCCAAACGAATGATCCGTTTTGCCACCTCAATGGTTGGTCACTGGCATGGTGGCCTGGGCCTGGCCGGGGTTATGGCCTGTGCCCTGTTTGCAGCCGTCTCAGGCTCAAGTCCGGCCACGGTAGTAGCCATCGGCTCAATCCTGCTGCCGGCCATGGTCAAGGCAGGTTTCCCCAGAAACTTCGGCGCCGGGGTGATTGCAACCTCGGGTTCATTGGGGATCCTGATTCCACCTTCAATTGTCATGGTTATCTATGCAGTTGCCACCAACACCTCTGTTGGCGCACTCTTCATGGCCGGCGTGATCCCCGGTATCATGCTGGCAATCCTGCTGGGTTCCGTGGCCTGGTACCGGGCACGCAAGTTCGACTACCCACGTTTGCCCAAGGCAACCGCCAAAGAGCGCCTGAAGGCCTTCAAAGAGAGCATCTGGGGCTTGTTACTGATTGTAATCGTACTGGGCGGGATCTATTCCGGCGTATTTACCCCCACCGAGGCAGCGGCCATGAGTGCAGTCTACGCCTTCTTTGTGGCGGTATTCGTCTACAAGGATATGACCTTTAAAGGTATCCCCAAGGTACTGCTGGACTCTGCCAACATGTCAGCCATGCTGCTGTATATCATTACCAATGCGGTACTGTTCTCTTACCTGATGACCTCTGAGCAGATCCCCCAGATCATGGCAGATTGGATTCTGAATCATAATCTGGGCGTGGTTGCCTTCCTGTTGGTGACGAACGTGCTGCTGCTGCTGGCCGGTAACGTGATGGAGCCCTCCTCGATTATCCTGATCCTGGCACCAATCCTGTTCCCGGTTGCCATGCAGCTGGGAATCGACCCGGTGCACTTCGGTATCCTGATGACCGTCAACATGGAGGTCGGCATGTGCCACCCGCCGGTTGGCCTGAACCTCTATGTTGCCAGCGGCATCACCAAGATGGGCATTTCAGAGCTGACCATGGCGGTGCTGCCGTGGCTGATCGCCATGGTGATCTTCATGCTGTTGATTACCTACGTTCCGATCATCTCACTCTGGCTGCCCCGCATGCTGGGATACTGA
- a CDS encoding TRAP transporter small permease codes for MMKYLDHLEEWIITSLIGAATIVIAVAVTRRYLMGIPIPAFQDWLLGFNMAWAQELCIYMFVWMAKFGAAYGVRTGIHVGVDVLINRLPPKWCKTSVLIGLFSGAVFTGIIATLGANFVWENGMHYSMLTRFGLPIPDDLYEGPITPDLEWPTWAVYLAIPLGSSLMCFRFLQVAWTFARTGELPHHDHSHVDGLDDETVDATEALEEYEAHKFDPKVEEGGVK; via the coding sequence ATGATGAAATACCTTGACCATCTGGAGGAATGGATCATCACCTCCCTTATCGGTGCAGCAACAATTGTTATTGCCGTTGCCGTTACCCGCCGCTACCTCATGGGCATCCCGATCCCTGCCTTTCAGGACTGGCTGCTCGGCTTCAACATGGCCTGGGCCCAGGAACTCTGCATCTACATGTTTGTCTGGATGGCCAAGTTCGGGGCTGCCTACGGCGTCCGCACCGGCATTCACGTCGGGGTGGATGTCCTAATCAACCGCCTGCCCCCCAAATGGTGCAAGACTTCAGTACTGATCGGCCTGTTCAGCGGCGCCGTTTTTACCGGCATTATCGCCACATTGGGCGCCAACTTTGTCTGGGAAAACGGCATGCACTACTCCATGCTCACCAGATTCGGACTGCCTATTCCGGATGATCTCTACGAAGGGCCGATTACGCCTGACCTGGAGTGGCCAACCTGGGCTGTCTACCTGGCCATCCCTTTAGGCTCATCTCTGATGTGCTTCCGTTTCCTGCAGGTAGCATGGACCTTTGCCCGCACCGGTGAACTGCCACATCACGACCACTCGCACGTTGACGGCCTGGATGATGAAACAGTTGATGCAACTGAGGCACTTGAGGAATACGAAGCACATAAATTTGATCCAAAGGTTGAAGAAGGAGGTGTCAAATGA
- a CDS encoding TRAP transporter substrate-binding protein, protein MFKKILAALVTVTLALPLSAQAAPIVIKFSHVVANETPKGQAANYFKKLAEERTKGRVKVEVYPNSQLFKDKEEMEALQMGSVQMLAPSLAKFGPLGIKEFELFDLPFIFDDYAELHKVTQGPVGAKLLKKLESKGLIGLAYWDNGFKVMSANKPLRVPGDFRGLKMRIQSSKVLDSEMRSMGAMPQVMAFSEVYQALQTGVVDGTENPPSNLYTQKMHEVQKYVTLSNHGYLGYAVLVNKKFWMGLPADIRTILDGCMKDATVFANNVAKKDNDEALAAVKKSGRSQLITLTKQERAAWKKAMDKAHKDNMSRIGADVIKEVYKETGYSPDK, encoded by the coding sequence ATGTTCAAGAAGATTCTGGCAGCACTGGTTACCGTGACTCTGGCACTCCCGCTGAGTGCACAAGCAGCACCGATCGTCATCAAGTTCAGCCACGTCGTGGCCAATGAGACCCCCAAAGGGCAAGCCGCCAACTACTTTAAAAAGCTGGCCGAAGAGCGCACCAAGGGGCGGGTCAAGGTAGAGGTCTACCCCAACAGCCAGCTCTTCAAGGACAAGGAAGAGATGGAGGCGTTGCAGATGGGTTCAGTCCAGATGCTGGCCCCTTCCCTGGCCAAATTCGGACCATTGGGCATCAAGGAGTTCGAGCTGTTTGATCTGCCGTTTATCTTTGACGACTATGCGGAACTGCATAAGGTAACCCAGGGACCGGTGGGTGCAAAGCTGCTCAAGAAACTGGAAAGCAAAGGCCTGATCGGCCTGGCCTACTGGGATAACGGCTTCAAGGTCATGTCTGCCAACAAGCCACTCAGAGTGCCGGGGGACTTCAGAGGCCTCAAGATGCGGATTCAATCATCCAAGGTTCTGGACTCCGAAATGCGTTCAATGGGAGCCATGCCGCAGGTTATGGCCTTCTCCGAGGTCTATCAGGCCCTGCAGACCGGTGTTGTTGACGGCACCGAGAACCCGCCATCCAACCTTTACACCCAGAAAATGCATGAAGTACAAAAGTACGTCACCCTTTCGAACCATGGCTACCTGGGTTATGCCGTACTGGTCAACAAGAAGTTCTGGATGGGGCTGCCGGCTGATATCCGGACCATTCTGGATGGCTGTATGAAGGATGCCACCGTTTTTGCCAACAATGTTGCCAAAAAGGATAACGACGAAGCATTGGCTGCTGTCAAAAAATCAGGGCGTTCACAGCTCATCACCCTGACCAAGCAGGAGCGCGCTGCCTGGAAAAAGGCCATGGACAAGGCCCACAAGGACAATATGTCACGGATTGGTGCTGATGTAATCAAGGAAGTCTACAAGGAGACCGGTTACAGCCCAGACAAATAG